Proteins encoded within one genomic window of Manduca sexta isolate Smith_Timp_Sample1 chromosome 18, JHU_Msex_v1.0, whole genome shotgun sequence:
- the LOC115450693 gene encoding zinc finger protein 16, with protein sequence MLDLKACTVCFSTDSKLYNLNSGILRHEYNLVSGLHTQAGNGLPEFLCVFCLALVRRFVKFRDKCQRAHYALQEILNRSKEINKAHLQLFNRKEIGIMPPLSYLDLNQTHYEDVKFQWVRHNRLMITTGDAIPIAHYSTLTNQDTFCNETENNNVKTESADESSNKFNKELTKEEQFIEPTNTDDVAGDDYFDDNHDDDECDDKDSGNMETCKLDSKVDGSQLEEEYASIYPISVKEAKAALEVYKLFSSGKYRCTVCNKSYHNEERLNVHSRMHDKHTSGNYHCNLCDYYYKTDFLLQTHMTEKHIYKYVCRKCPEVSFDRISAKQHYIWSHLQKGQKKNANWYESRPSWLSGKGGKRVKGVVTLRPVRKMNKLPDDFLIYTPIGQEEQYQLVKDRKKTRNYIDSVYKCELCYRGFRESATYEKHMKKHDPAYAGNVQCDMCKLYFRDSRKLYKHMNITHLFKYSCQLCSFFCVNRSQAHSHYRWHKNVTYSCPHCDKVFNKLSTRLTHIRIKHPSTNICNLCGHSFVSENGLYCHKQIAHSIEEREQSESAPTDPSDPYYCADCGVQFLSDHAFATHLGSSNKHASTNLSIKPSRKLELASKSDKNDIKKRGRPRMGGARSDILNNGLTTSTNCEVCGKVLVNDVQARKHYESEHPGTEYLKRYMCDVCGHTTRQYANLMVHMRTHTNEKPYGCPHCDRRFSMPSNRDRHLVVHTGEKRYECQHCNRRFTQSSAVKLHIQTVHLKIPYAPWVKKNRKRRKELEGTSAPVSAVTSNPPCLPPPHKLLLDTQGDYLNAYINYSDY encoded by the exons ATGTTGGATTTAAAAGCGTGCACAGTATGTTTCAGCACTGATTCcaaattatacaatttgaaCAGCGGTATTTTGAGACATGAATATAATTTAGTGTCCGGCCTCCAT ACACAAGCGGGTAATGGGTTGCCCGAATTTCTCTGTGTGTTTTGTTTGGCACTTGTGAGGCGGTTCGTTAAATTTCGAGATAAATGCCAACGGGCGCATTATGCTTTGCAAGAAATTTTGAACAGGAGTAAGGAG ataaatAAAGCACATTTACAGTTATTTAATAGAAAAGAGATAGGCATTATGCCACCACTATCATATTTAGATCTGAACCAAACTCACTATGaagatgttaagtttcaatGGGTGAGGCATAACAGGCTCATGATCACCACAGGAGATGCCATACCAATAGCACATTACAGCACTTTAACTAACCAAGACACATTTTGCAACGAAACAGAAAACAACAATGTAAAAACAGAGAGTGCTGATGAGAGCagtaataagtttaataaagaACTTACGAAGGAGGAACAATTCATAGAGCCAACAAACACTGATGATGTTGCTGGTGATGATTATTTTGATGATAaccatgatgatgatgaatgtgaTGACAAAGATAGTGGTAATATGGAAACATGTAAACTGGATAGTAAAGTTGATGGTTCACAGCTTGAGGAGGAGTATGCCAGTATTTATCCTATTTCGGTGAAGGAAGCGAAAGCTGCATTGGAAGTGTATAAGTTATTCAGCAGTGGAAAATACAGATGTACTGTGTGTAATAAAAGTTACCACAATGAGGAAAGACTGAATGTACATTCCCGAATGCATGATAAA CACACTAGTGGCAATTATCACTGTAACCTTTGTGATTACTACTATAAAACTGACTTCCTATTGCAAACACACATGACTGAAAAACACATATACAAGTATGTATGCAGGAAATGTCCGGAAGTTAGTTTTGATAG AATATCAGCTAAACAACACTACATATGGTCTCATCTACAAAAAGGACAAAAGAAAAATGCGAATTGGTATGAGTCGCGGCCTAGCTGGCTGAGCGGGAAGGGCGGCAAGCGAGTAAAAGGTGTAGTAACGCTTCGGCCTGTCAGGAAAATGAACAAACTGCCAGATGACTTCCTAATATACACACCGATTGGACAAGAGGAACAGTACCAACTGGTCAAGGACAGGAAAAAAACAAGGAACTACATAGATTCAGTGTATAAATGTGAGTTGTGTTATAGAGGATTCCGAGAATCGGCGACATATGAAAAACATATGAAAAAACATGACCCG GCGTACGCGGGCAACGTGCAGTGCGATATGTGCAAACTGTACTTCCGCGACTCCCGCAAGCTGTACAAGCACATGAACATCACACATTTGTTCAAGTACTCCTGCCAGTTGTGCAGTTTCTTCTGTGTTAATCG GAGTCAAGCGCACTCGCATTACAGATggcataaaaatgtaacatactCATGTCCCCACTGTGATAAAGTATTTAA TAAACTATCAACCCGACTGACTCACATAAGAATAAAGCATCCCTCAACGAATATCTGCAATTTGTGTGGACACAGTTTTGTCAGTGAGAATGGTTTATATTGTCATAAGCAGATTGCACACAGTATCGAG GAGCGTGAACAGAGCGAGTCTGCGCCGACGGATCCGTCCGACCCGTACTACTGCGCGGACTGTGGCGTGCAGTTCCTCAGCGACCACGCGTTCGCCACACATCTCGGCAGCTCCAACAAGCACGCGTCCACGAACCT TTCAATAAAACCGAGCCGCAAGTTGGAGTTAGCGTCGAAGTCTGACAAGAATGATATCAAGAAGCGCGGGAGGCCGCGTATGGGCGGCGCGCGGTCCGACATACTCAATAACGGACTCACCACCTCCACCAACTGCGAAGTG TGTGGCAAAGTGTTGGTGAACGACGTGCAAGCGCGCAAGCACTACGAGTCGGAGCACCCCGGCACCGAGTACCTCAAGCGGTACATGTGCGACGTCTGCGGCCACACCACCAGG caatACGCGAACCTGATGGTGCACATGCGCACGCACACGAACGAGAAGCCGTACGGGTGTCCGCACTGCGATAGGCGGTTCAGTATGCCCAGCAACAGGGATAGACATCTTGTT GTTCACACTGGTGAGAAACGCTACGAATGTCAGCACTGCAACCGACGTTTCACACAGAGCAGTGCAGTCAAACTTCACATACAGACTGTCCACCTCAAGATACCTTACGCTCCCTGGGTGAAGAAGAACAGGAAGCGACGCAAGGAGTTGGAAGGCACCAGCGCGCCGGTCAGTGCAGTCACCTCCAACCCACCCTGTCTGCCGCCCCCACACAAACTACTGCTCGATACTCAAGGAGACTACCTCAACGCGTATATCAATTATAGTGATTATTGA
- the LOC115450683 gene encoding snRNA-activating protein complex subunit 4, with the protein MDSDFESEDNSDVELEELNQLNAVLNADEPSTSSRVIPSIASLGSSRPATNVTEQLAKIDIAIAFNKETDEKLRRLEHILTNRLAECQKKLKTLSDKGTSNERHESFRYFYCGKPYFKDKYNFPAPDNEDTIIMAKSQMYDFSQVGSVPGWTVRDKSQFIAELHKMSQKIRKDELHAKMSQLRRENKIKKDKKIDTLIAGISREICKLKDKQLNEIALPLDREYDWETLANRLNRRHIPQEYESLWKLFFHPSVNKNAWTKTEHVTLQKIATDNNLQDWDDIAQKLGTGRTGYQCFVYYRTNMTNQFNGKKWSQEEIEYLRRLVDYYKEDNYIPWGKVAASMENRTKIQIYNKYTRLIGHRKGRFLPEEDAVILNSAAKFGENFQKMLAFLPGRSIIQIRNRYQTLTKVTVSMVWTEAEDRKLLQLMANQDSNVTFSSISHFFPGKDRIHIRSRYMTLLKWMRRNPNMDLAHAPRRAARRLTHGKPTENLNKAVENLKTRMETVVNMKKSSKLTEDSPEAHIDDAIVATLYNELIKEMEHKQCEETEKQMQPEIPGANINITNLRKVLIFLNADLDKDTYIASAYSENYPGLDASEDKTLCKLKSYSKNNNTSNLQNAAAPDVWGNNSLGTINTVLPPHYATITGCRALMAITNGSNKLSEDGVHIHVLLKRNPTLRVQFNLLMERFHTLFIWPMLLSNERPNEATILENTMREAKLRQANSSASSISTIVPSIPSIHIPTKYSTKKNKEEIENMKEIDLTNESEIENVTIKEDFADHHFMDFNYE; encoded by the coding sequence ATGGACAGTGATTTTGAAAGTGAAGACAATTCCGATGTAGAGTTGGAGGAGTTAAATCAGTTGAATGCAGTTTTGAACGCTGACGAGCCGTCGACGAGCTCGAGGGTCATCCCCAGCATCGCCTCTCTTGGTAGCTCTCGGCCCGCAACAAACGTCACAGAACAGCTGGCCAAAATCGATATCGCTATAGCATTCAACAAAGAAACTGACGAGAAACTGCGGCGGCTTGAACACATACTAACAAATCGCCTCGCAGAATGTCAGAAAAAATTGAAGACACTATCTGACAAGGGTACGTCGAACGAAAGACACGAATCATTCAGGTACTTCTATTGCGGCAAACCATATTTTAAAGACAAATATAACTTTCCTGCTCCTGACAATGAGGATACTATTATTATGGCTAAGTCCCAAATGTATGATTTTTCTCAAGTCGGGTCAGTACCTGGCTGGACAGTTCGAGACAAAAGCCAATTCATTGCAGAACTACACAAAATGTCGCAAAAGATTAGAAAAGATGAGCTCCATGCCAAGATGTCGCAGCTACGTCGTGAAAACAAAATCAAGAAAGACAAAAAGATTGATACTTTAATTGCAGGTATTAGTAGGGAGATATGTAAGTTAAAAGATAAGCAATTGAATGAGATAGCATTGCCATTGGACAGAGAATATGATTGGGAAACTTTAGCAAACAGATTAAACCGTAGACACATACCTCAAGAATATGAATCTCTGTGGAAATTATTCTTCCATCCTAGTGTAAATAAAAACGCCTGGACAAAAACCGAGCATGTGACCTTACAGAAAATTGCCACTGATAATAATTTGCAGGATTGGGATGACATAGCCCAAAAACTTGGTACTGGAAGAACTGGCTACcaatgttttgtatattatcgAACTAATATGACTAACCAATTCAATGGGAAAAAATGGTCCCAAGAGGAGATTGAATATCTTCGTAGGCTGGTTGACTACTATAAAGAAGATAATTACATACCGTGGGGTAAAGTTGCAGCATCCATGGAGAATCGTACCAAAatccaaatttataataaatatacaagacTTATTGGGCATAGAAAAGGCAGATTTCTTCCAGAAGAAGATGCTGTAATCTTAAATAGTGCTGCTAAATTTGGCGAAAACTTCCAAAAGATGCTGGCATTTTTGCCCGGCAGGTCAATCATTCAAATACGTAACCGATACCAAACATTGACCAAAGTAACTGTCTCCATGGTTTGGACAGAGGCGGAAGACAGGAAACTTCTTCAGCTCATGGCCAATCAAGATAGCAATGTTACCTTTTCTAGTATATCTCATTTTTTTCCTGGTAAAGATCGAATACATATAAGAAGTAGATACATGACATTGTTAAAGTGGATGAGACGAAACCCCAATATGGATTTAGCCCATGCACCTCGCCGAGCTGCTCGAAGACTAACACATGGCAAACCAACAGAAAACTTAAACAAAGCTGTTGAAAACTTAAAGACCAGAATGGAGACTGtagttaatatgaaaaaaagtaGTAAATTGACAGAAGATTCACCTGAAGCGCATATTGATGATGCAATTGTTGCTACATTATATAATGAGCTTATTAAAGAAATGGAACATAAACAGTGTGAGGAAACAGAAAAACAAATGCAACCAGAAATCCCTGGTGCtaatattaacataacaaaCTTAcgtaaagtattaatttttttaaatgctgaTTTGGACAAGGACACATATATTGCCAGTGCCTATTCAGAAAATTATCCTGGTTTAGATGCTTCTGAAGATAAAACGTTATGCAAGTTGAAAAGCtactcaaaaaataataatacttctaaTCTTCAAAATGCTGCAGCCCCGGATGTTTGGGGTAATAACAGCTTAGGTACTATAAACACTGTGCTACCTCCACATTATGCTACAATAACTGGATGCAGAGCTTTAATGGCAATAACAAATGGTTCAAACAAATTATCTGAAGATGGAGTACACATCCATGTATTGTTAAAACGCAATCCCACCTTACGTGTTCAATTCAACTTGCTGATGGAACGttttcatacattatttatcTGGCCTATGTTACTTTCTAATGAGAGACCTAATGAAGCTACCATCCTAGAGAATACAATGAGGGAGGCTAAATTAAGGCAAGCCAATTCATCAGCTTCATCCATCAGCACAATAGTTCCCTCCATACCTTCAATACATATTCCTACAAAATACTCAactaagaaaaataaagaagaaatagAGAATATGAAAGAAATAGATTTAACCAATGAAAGTGAAATTGAAAATGTTACTATTAAAGAAGATTTTGCAGACCATCATTTCAtggattttaattatgaataa
- the LOC115450684 gene encoding DNA mismatch repair protein Mlh1 isoform X1 produces the protein MNEPGVIRKLSEDVVNRIAAGEIVQRPANALKELIENSLDAHSTNIIITVKAGGLKYLQIQDNGTGIRNEDLEIVCERFTTSKLRQYDDLKQISTYGFRGEALASISHIAHLTILTKTGIAKCAYKASYKDGKLLGPIKACAGNNGTQITVEDLFYNVIARKKALRNPSEEYSHIMEVVGAYAIHNSSIAFTLKKFGENTDIKTPTNSSVIENVRIIHGNQIARELMEVEIKDSTLKLLVQGHITNVNYSHKKGTMLLFINHRLVDSQAIRKAVDSIYSTYLPRNTHAFVYLSIELDPRNVDVNVHPTKHEVQFLYEEQIIEKIKSCIESKLLSCNSTRIMYTQARLPGASAVEEIVKKTTDAAKVSAINLVRVSSDVQKIDKFFQAKPVETLTIPDINTDKDITKETAKVEEINKGIQKLPDISVECDDDEINYSIVEEPAVVTKIQDKWKSHTAVDQANITYVDPKESFKTRTFKYERIETKLTSVKQLRLDIEKKCNTNLREILANLIFIACIDCHKSLIQHSTKLYLCNTTKLTEELFYETLLYDFQNFGLIKLSNPLPLEDLLMLGLSAQEAEWNEELGDMKELAQQMMELLLNKRAMLFEYFSLEINAEGELLSLPLLLNGHTPFMGALPTYLIRLVTEVNWESEKECFDTFSRQTAIFYSQPNPDETPESMAMEYRKQEHVIFPAIRRYFLPPSSFVNNGAILQIASLSDLYKVFERC, from the exons atgaATGAACCCGGCGTGATAAGAAAATTGAGTGAAGATGTTGTAAACAGAATAGCCGCTGGTGAAATTGTTCAGCGACCAGCAAATGCACTAAAggaattaattgaaaacag tttggacgcacattcaacaaatataattattaccgTCAAAGCTGGTGGGCTGAAGTATTTACAG atTCAAGATAATGGCACAGGTATAAGAAATGAAGACCTTGAGATAGTCTGCGAGAGGTTCACCACATCAAAACTGAGGCAGTATGATGACCTGAAACAAATCAGTACATATGGATTCCGTGGTGAAGCCCTTGCCAGTATCAGTCATATTGCACACTTaactattttaacaaaaactggTATTGCCAAATGTGCTTATAA GGCATCATACAAAGATGGAAAGTTATTGGGACCAATAAAAGCATGTGCAGGAAATAATGGCACACAAATAACTGTAGAAGATCTGTTCTACAATGTAATAGCCCGTAAGAAGGCACTGCGCAATCCCTCAGAAGAGTACTCGCATATTATGGAAGTGGTGGGAGCATACGCTATCCACAATAGTAGCATAGCATTTACATTAAAGAAGTTTGGTGAAAACACAGATATAAAGACCCCAACTAATTCTTCTGTCATTGAAAATGTTAGAATT atACATGGAAACCAAATAGCTCGAGAACTGATGGAGGTTGAAATTAAAGACTCAACTTTAAAACTTTTGGTTCAAGGACACATTACAAATGTTAATTATTCTCATAAAAAGGGCACTATGCTTTTGTTTATCAACCATAGATTAGTAGATTCACAAG CCATTCGAAAAGCAGTAGACTCAATTTATTCAACATATTTGCCGAGAAACACCCATGCTTTTGTGTACTTGAGCATTGAATTAG ACCCTAGAAATGTCGACGTTAATGTACACCCAACAAAACACGAAGTGCAATTTTTATATGAAGAACAAATTATAGAGAAAATAAAGTCATGTATAGAAAGCAAATTGTTGAGTTGCAATTCTACAAGAATCATGTATACTCAAGCCAGACTACCAGGTGCCTCAGCTGTCGAGGAAATTGTTAAAAAGACTACAGACGCCGCTAAAGTATCCGCTATTAACTTGGTACGGGTCAGTTCAGATGTTCAGAAAATCGATAAATTTTTTCAAGCAAAACCTGTTGAAACTCTTACAATACCAGACATCAATACTGATAAAGATATTACTAAAGAAACAGCTAAAGTAGAGGAAATCAATAAAGGAATACAAAAATTGCCTGACATTTCTGTTGAgtgtgatgatgatgaaattaattattcaatagtTGAAGAGCCAGCTGTAGTTACCAAAATACAAGATAAATGGAAGTCACATACGGCCGTAGATCAAGCCAATATCACTTATGTTGATCCAAAGGAATCTTTCAAAACAAGAACTTTTAAGTATGAACGCATAGAAACTAAACTGACGAGCGTCAAACAATTGAGATTAGATATTGAAAAGAAATGCAATACTAATCTAAGGGAAATTTTGgcaaatttaatattcatagctTGTATAGATTGTCATAAATCTCTGATACAACATTCAACCAaactatatttatgtaatacaaCTAAATTAAC agaAGAATTATTTTACGAAACGCTGCTATACGATTTCCAAAACTTTGGACTAATAAAACTATCGAATCCATTGCCATTGGAAGATCTTTTGatgctaggacttagcgctcaAGAAGCTGAATGGAATGAGGAATTAG GTGACATGAAAGAATTGGCTCAACAAATGATGGAATTACTTTTGAACAAGAGAGCAATgctgtttgaatatttttctttagagATTAATGCAGAAGGCGAACTTTTGTCGCTGCCTTTACTGTTAA ATGGTCACACGCCATTCATGGGAGCATTACCCACATATTTAATTCGTCTGGTCACAGAAGTCAATTGGGAGTCCGAAAAAGAATGCTTCGATACCTTTAGCCGACAAACCGCCATATTTTACTCACAACCCAACCCAGACGAGACTCCGGAATCTATGGCAATGGAGTATAGAAAACAGGAACATGTTATTTTTCCAGCGATTAGAAGATACTTCTTGCCACCTagtagttttgtaaataatggtGCGATATTGCAAATAGCGAGCCTAAGTGATTTGTATAAAGTGTTTGAGAGGTGTTAG
- the LOC115450684 gene encoding DNA mismatch repair protein Mlh1 isoform X2: MSILTGNCRPKQIMIQDNGTGIRNEDLEIVCERFTTSKLRQYDDLKQISTYGFRGEALASISHIAHLTILTKTGIAKCAYKASYKDGKLLGPIKACAGNNGTQITVEDLFYNVIARKKALRNPSEEYSHIMEVVGAYAIHNSSIAFTLKKFGENTDIKTPTNSSVIENVRIIHGNQIARELMEVEIKDSTLKLLVQGHITNVNYSHKKGTMLLFINHRLVDSQAIRKAVDSIYSTYLPRNTHAFVYLSIELDPRNVDVNVHPTKHEVQFLYEEQIIEKIKSCIESKLLSCNSTRIMYTQARLPGASAVEEIVKKTTDAAKVSAINLVRVSSDVQKIDKFFQAKPVETLTIPDINTDKDITKETAKVEEINKGIQKLPDISVECDDDEINYSIVEEPAVVTKIQDKWKSHTAVDQANITYVDPKESFKTRTFKYERIETKLTSVKQLRLDIEKKCNTNLREILANLIFIACIDCHKSLIQHSTKLYLCNTTKLTEELFYETLLYDFQNFGLIKLSNPLPLEDLLMLGLSAQEAEWNEELGDMKELAQQMMELLLNKRAMLFEYFSLEINAEGELLSLPLLLNGHTPFMGALPTYLIRLVTEVNWESEKECFDTFSRQTAIFYSQPNPDETPESMAMEYRKQEHVIFPAIRRYFLPPSSFVNNGAILQIASLSDLYKVFERC, encoded by the exons ATGTCAATCCTCACTGGGAACTGCCGTCCCAAGCAAATCATG atTCAAGATAATGGCACAGGTATAAGAAATGAAGACCTTGAGATAGTCTGCGAGAGGTTCACCACATCAAAACTGAGGCAGTATGATGACCTGAAACAAATCAGTACATATGGATTCCGTGGTGAAGCCCTTGCCAGTATCAGTCATATTGCACACTTaactattttaacaaaaactggTATTGCCAAATGTGCTTATAA GGCATCATACAAAGATGGAAAGTTATTGGGACCAATAAAAGCATGTGCAGGAAATAATGGCACACAAATAACTGTAGAAGATCTGTTCTACAATGTAATAGCCCGTAAGAAGGCACTGCGCAATCCCTCAGAAGAGTACTCGCATATTATGGAAGTGGTGGGAGCATACGCTATCCACAATAGTAGCATAGCATTTACATTAAAGAAGTTTGGTGAAAACACAGATATAAAGACCCCAACTAATTCTTCTGTCATTGAAAATGTTAGAATT atACATGGAAACCAAATAGCTCGAGAACTGATGGAGGTTGAAATTAAAGACTCAACTTTAAAACTTTTGGTTCAAGGACACATTACAAATGTTAATTATTCTCATAAAAAGGGCACTATGCTTTTGTTTATCAACCATAGATTAGTAGATTCACAAG CCATTCGAAAAGCAGTAGACTCAATTTATTCAACATATTTGCCGAGAAACACCCATGCTTTTGTGTACTTGAGCATTGAATTAG ACCCTAGAAATGTCGACGTTAATGTACACCCAACAAAACACGAAGTGCAATTTTTATATGAAGAACAAATTATAGAGAAAATAAAGTCATGTATAGAAAGCAAATTGTTGAGTTGCAATTCTACAAGAATCATGTATACTCAAGCCAGACTACCAGGTGCCTCAGCTGTCGAGGAAATTGTTAAAAAGACTACAGACGCCGCTAAAGTATCCGCTATTAACTTGGTACGGGTCAGTTCAGATGTTCAGAAAATCGATAAATTTTTTCAAGCAAAACCTGTTGAAACTCTTACAATACCAGACATCAATACTGATAAAGATATTACTAAAGAAACAGCTAAAGTAGAGGAAATCAATAAAGGAATACAAAAATTGCCTGACATTTCTGTTGAgtgtgatgatgatgaaattaattattcaatagtTGAAGAGCCAGCTGTAGTTACCAAAATACAAGATAAATGGAAGTCACATACGGCCGTAGATCAAGCCAATATCACTTATGTTGATCCAAAGGAATCTTTCAAAACAAGAACTTTTAAGTATGAACGCATAGAAACTAAACTGACGAGCGTCAAACAATTGAGATTAGATATTGAAAAGAAATGCAATACTAATCTAAGGGAAATTTTGgcaaatttaatattcatagctTGTATAGATTGTCATAAATCTCTGATACAACATTCAACCAaactatatttatgtaatacaaCTAAATTAAC agaAGAATTATTTTACGAAACGCTGCTATACGATTTCCAAAACTTTGGACTAATAAAACTATCGAATCCATTGCCATTGGAAGATCTTTTGatgctaggacttagcgctcaAGAAGCTGAATGGAATGAGGAATTAG GTGACATGAAAGAATTGGCTCAACAAATGATGGAATTACTTTTGAACAAGAGAGCAATgctgtttgaatatttttctttagagATTAATGCAGAAGGCGAACTTTTGTCGCTGCCTTTACTGTTAA ATGGTCACACGCCATTCATGGGAGCATTACCCACATATTTAATTCGTCTGGTCACAGAAGTCAATTGGGAGTCCGAAAAAGAATGCTTCGATACCTTTAGCCGACAAACCGCCATATTTTACTCACAACCCAACCCAGACGAGACTCCGGAATCTATGGCAATGGAGTATAGAAAACAGGAACATGTTATTTTTCCAGCGATTAGAAGATACTTCTTGCCACCTagtagttttgtaaataatggtGCGATATTGCAAATAGCGAGCCTAAGTGATTTGTATAAAGTGTTTGAGAGGTGTTAG